A genomic region of Microlunatus sagamiharensis contains the following coding sequences:
- a CDS encoding C-terminal binding protein: protein MTIPMTSQPSDPTTGRTTRFVVTDHAFVETAHEAAAAQGVGAAFAVHQCAEAAETTEVVRDADVVFVNFAPIGAEQLAAMAPGATVIRYGVGYDNVDVEAAHRLGVQVANVPDYGVDTVADHAAALLLSLLRRIPLYDRGIRGSTWVAPGDAGPVPSFATTTVGLLGAGRIACSLADRLRPFGFRLLAHDPYADADVVATHGLTLVDRDTLLAESHAISLHLPVTPETRHLVDADLLARVRRGCVVVNTARGALVDEAALAEALVDGRVGGAGLDVFDPEPLAADSPLRSAPNALFTPHAAFYSETSLDNLQRLAAEEAVRAARGEPLRCPVTPVGRPDAGAQTSETGDPK, encoded by the coding sequence ATGACCATCCCCATGACGAGCCAGCCGAGCGACCCCACGACCGGGCGCACGACGCGCTTCGTCGTCACCGACCACGCCTTCGTCGAGACCGCCCACGAGGCGGCCGCCGCGCAGGGCGTGGGCGCCGCCTTCGCCGTGCACCAGTGCGCGGAGGCCGCCGAGACGACCGAGGTCGTGCGGGACGCCGACGTCGTGTTCGTGAACTTCGCCCCGATCGGCGCCGAGCAGCTCGCGGCGATGGCCCCCGGCGCGACGGTCATCCGCTACGGCGTGGGCTACGACAACGTCGACGTCGAGGCCGCGCACCGCCTCGGCGTCCAGGTCGCCAACGTCCCGGACTACGGCGTCGACACCGTCGCCGACCACGCGGCGGCGCTCCTGCTGTCGCTGCTGCGCCGCATCCCGCTCTACGACCGCGGCATCCGTGGGAGCACCTGGGTCGCCCCCGGCGACGCCGGCCCCGTCCCGTCGTTCGCGACGACGACCGTGGGCCTGCTCGGCGCCGGGCGGATCGCCTGCTCGCTGGCCGACCGGCTGCGCCCGTTCGGCTTCCGGCTCCTCGCCCACGACCCGTACGCCGACGCCGACGTCGTCGCGACGCACGGGCTCACGCTCGTCGACCGCGACACGCTCCTGGCCGAGTCGCACGCGATCTCGCTGCACCTGCCGGTGACGCCGGAGACGCGCCACCTCGTCGACGCCGACCTGCTCGCCCGCGTACGCCGTGGCTGCGTCGTCGTGAACACCGCGCGCGGGGCCCTCGTCGACGAGGCCGCGCTGGCCGAGGCGCTGGTCGACGGGCGGGTCGGCGGCGCCGGCCTGGACGTCTTCGACCCCGAGCCCCTCGCCGCGGACTCCCCCCTGCGGAGCGCACCCAACGCCCTCTTCACCCCGCACGCCGCCTTCTACTCCGAGACGTCGCTGGACAACCTGCAGCGCCTCGCCGCGGAGGAGGCCGTGCGGGCCGCCCGGGGAGAGCCGCTGCGCTGCCCCGTGACCCCCGTGGGCCGGCCCGACGCCGGTGCCCAGACCAGCGAGACCGGAGACCCGAAGTGA
- a CDS encoding aldehyde dehydrogenase family protein translates to MSTMSTKSEMPEPRNLVAGRWVSGGEPSVAVVNPADGQVLTTIPDTAAEGVDEAVRAARAALPAWRSTTPFQRAAVLHRLATAVRGDLEPLARLITLEMGKPIGEARGETAKLADAFDYYAEEGVRVYGETIPNEQAGVTSIVRHEPVGVVGAITPWNYPLELIGWKLAAALAAGCTIVVKPSEYTPSSAVRLFGLLAGAGVPDGVANLVLGAGTAGRALASHPDLDKLAFTGSGATGAAITRSLAKAILTSMELGGSCPQIVTASADLDEAVAGCARRGFRNAGQICIAINRVYVQREVHAAFVDKLTAAVAALSVGPGLDDPDVGPVTNAEIRDRCAAHVEDAVARGAQVRAGGHSPSDLEGTWFSPTVVDDVPPDSLLGSQETFGPVVGVTPYDTAEEAIALANGTDAGLAAYLYARDLGEVFSIGHALEFGNVAVNNPDAGIMNAPYGGRKGSGHGSEHGREGLHAYLQVKHLRIRYGQ, encoded by the coding sequence ATGTCCACGATGTCCACGAAGTCCGAGATGCCCGAGCCCCGCAACCTCGTCGCCGGCCGCTGGGTGAGCGGCGGCGAGCCGAGCGTCGCCGTGGTCAACCCGGCCGACGGCCAGGTGCTGACGACCATCCCCGACACCGCGGCCGAGGGCGTCGACGAGGCCGTCCGCGCCGCCCGCGCGGCCCTGCCCGCCTGGCGCTCGACCACCCCGTTCCAGCGCGCCGCGGTCCTGCACCGCCTCGCGACCGCGGTCCGCGGTGACCTCGAGCCGCTCGCCCGCCTGATCACGCTGGAGATGGGCAAGCCGATCGGCGAGGCCCGCGGCGAGACGGCCAAGCTCGCCGACGCCTTCGACTACTACGCCGAGGAGGGCGTCCGCGTCTACGGCGAGACGATCCCCAACGAGCAGGCCGGCGTGACGAGCATCGTCCGCCACGAGCCCGTCGGCGTCGTCGGGGCGATCACCCCGTGGAACTACCCGCTCGAGCTGATCGGGTGGAAGCTCGCCGCCGCGCTCGCCGCCGGCTGCACGATCGTGGTCAAGCCCTCGGAGTACACCCCGTCGAGCGCCGTCCGCCTCTTCGGGCTGCTGGCCGGCGCGGGCGTGCCCGACGGCGTCGCCAACCTGGTGCTCGGCGCGGGGACCGCGGGCCGAGCGCTGGCCTCGCACCCCGACCTCGACAAGCTCGCCTTCACCGGCTCGGGGGCCACGGGCGCGGCGATCACGCGCTCGCTGGCCAAGGCGATCCTGACCTCGATGGAGCTGGGCGGGTCCTGCCCGCAGATCGTCACCGCGAGCGCGGACCTCGACGAGGCCGTCGCGGGCTGCGCGCGCCGCGGCTTCCGCAACGCCGGGCAGATCTGCATCGCGATCAACCGCGTCTACGTGCAGCGCGAGGTGCACGCCGCGTTCGTCGACAAGCTGACCGCGGCCGTCGCCGCGCTGAGCGTCGGCCCGGGCCTCGACGACCCCGACGTCGGCCCGGTCACCAACGCCGAGATCCGCGACCGTTGCGCCGCCCACGTCGAGGACGCCGTCGCCCGTGGTGCGCAGGTGCGCGCCGGCGGCCACAGCCCCTCCGACCTCGAGGGCACGTGGTTCTCCCCCACCGTCGTCGACGACGTGCCCCCGGACAGCCTGCTCGGCAGCCAGGAGACCTTCGGCCCGGTCGTCGGCGTCACGCCGTACGACACCGCCGAGGAGGCGATCGCGCTGGCGAACGGGACCGACGCCGGCCTCGCGGCGTACCTGTACGCCCGCGACCTCGGCGAGGTCTTCTCGATCGGCCACGCGCTCGAGTTCGGCAACGTGGCCGTGAACAACCCCGACGCCGGGATCATGAACGCCCCGTACGGCGGGCGGAAGGGTTCGGGTCACGGTTCCGAGCACGGCCGTGAGGGCCTGCACGCCTACCTGCAGGTCAAGCACCTGCGGATCCGGTACGGCCAGTGA
- the xylB gene encoding xylulokinase has protein sequence MTGHWLGVDLGTSGVKVVAVDDAGDVAATHTCSYPLQTPRPGWTEQHPQDWWEGTLEAVRTVVAALDAADGTVTGVGLSGQMHGMVALDRHGEVLRPAILWNDNRNAAECELQVERVGGLDALVGLTNNAALPGYTLGKILWLRRHEPEVFARTEVVLNPKDFLRLRLTGERATDVSDASGFGALDVRRRRWSDDLLTALELPGSLLPPVLESDAPAGRITAEAAALTGLPAGTPVVAGGGDSVLQTTSMGIVAPGTLGITLGTAGILGAALERCPDNVGGRLQISCGNEAGRWHVMGVALSTGGALQWWAKALRALVPDADAATVTELAGRSPVGSRGVRFLPYLVGERAPHVDPDARAGFVGLDLSHDLTDLSRAVLEGALLNLREIRDVMAAAGVATDDVRISGGASAYPVWRQTLADVLGTEVHLVTGGEQGAAYGAALLAGVGGGRWSSLSEALGHVVVTDRVSPDPASVAVHDVGYDEFRRIYPALTTTRTP, from the coding sequence GTGACGGGTCACTGGCTCGGTGTCGACCTCGGCACGTCCGGGGTCAAGGTCGTCGCGGTCGACGACGCCGGCGACGTCGCTGCCACCCACACCTGCTCATACCCGCTCCAGACCCCGCGCCCGGGCTGGACCGAGCAGCACCCCCAGGACTGGTGGGAGGGCACGCTCGAGGCCGTCCGCACCGTCGTCGCGGCGCTCGACGCCGCCGATGGCACGGTCACCGGCGTCGGCCTGTCCGGGCAGATGCACGGCATGGTCGCCCTCGACCGCCACGGCGAGGTCCTGCGCCCGGCGATCCTGTGGAACGACAACCGCAACGCCGCCGAGTGCGAGCTCCAGGTCGAGCGCGTCGGCGGGCTCGACGCCCTCGTCGGCCTGACGAACAACGCCGCGCTGCCCGGCTACACCCTCGGCAAGATCCTCTGGCTGCGCCGCCACGAGCCCGAGGTGTTCGCGCGCACCGAGGTCGTGCTCAACCCCAAGGACTTCCTCCGCCTCCGCCTGACCGGCGAGCGCGCCACCGACGTCTCCGACGCCTCGGGGTTCGGCGCGCTCGACGTACGGCGGCGCCGCTGGAGCGACGACCTGCTCACCGCGCTCGAGCTGCCCGGTTCGCTGCTGCCGCCCGTCCTCGAGTCCGACGCCCCCGCGGGGCGGATCACCGCCGAGGCCGCGGCGCTGACCGGCCTGCCCGCCGGCACGCCGGTCGTCGCCGGCGGCGGGGACTCGGTCCTGCAGACCACGTCGATGGGCATCGTGGCCCCGGGCACCCTGGGCATCACGCTGGGGACGGCCGGCATCCTCGGTGCCGCGCTCGAGCGCTGCCCCGACAACGTCGGCGGGCGGCTCCAGATCTCGTGCGGCAACGAGGCCGGGCGCTGGCACGTGATGGGCGTCGCCCTGTCGACCGGCGGCGCGCTGCAGTGGTGGGCGAAGGCCCTCCGCGCGCTGGTGCCCGACGCCGACGCCGCCACGGTGACCGAGCTCGCCGGCCGCTCCCCCGTCGGGTCGCGAGGCGTCCGGTTCCTGCCGTACCTGGTCGGCGAGCGCGCGCCGCACGTCGACCCCGACGCCCGCGCTGGCTTCGTCGGGCTGGACCTCTCCCACGACCTGACCGACCTCTCGCGCGCCGTGCTCGAGGGCGCGCTGCTCAACCTGCGCGAGATCCGCGACGTCATGGCCGCCGCCGGGGTGGCGACCGACGACGTCCGCATCTCCGGGGGCGCGTCCGCCTACCCGGTGTGGCGCCAGACCCTGGCCGACGTGCTCGGCACCGAGGTGCACCTGGTGACCGGCGGCGAGCAGGGGGCCGCGTACGGTGCGGCTCTGCTCGCCGGCGTCGGTGGCGGGCGGTGGTCGAGCCTCTCGGAGGCGCTCGGCCACGTCGTCGTCACCGACCGGGTGAGCCCCGACCCGGCCTCGGTCGCGGTCCACGACGTCGGCTACGACGAGTTCCGCCGGATCTACCCGGCCCTGACCACGACGAGGACACCATGA
- a CDS encoding HAD family hydrolase, translating to MTGYRSVVFDLDGTLVDSTVDIAGALNLALVPLGGRPLLPAEVAPMLGDGVAALVSRAAGLSGVDGTDGADGVDLAAVAQHYLAEYRSRPVVDSTLFSGVQDALAALHAADVPMAVCTNKPEAIARQVLDGLSVAQHFPVVVGGDRIERSKPYADHLWLALSELGADPTTSVLVGDSPVDEQCARAADVAFLAVPWAPPTVVGQRLASFEALPDLVLVDTVHPRSRA from the coding sequence ATGACCGGCTACCGCAGCGTCGTCTTCGACCTCGACGGCACCCTGGTCGACTCCACCGTCGACATCGCCGGGGCGCTCAACCTCGCCCTCGTCCCGCTCGGGGGGCGGCCGCTGCTCCCGGCCGAGGTGGCGCCGATGCTCGGCGACGGCGTGGCCGCCCTCGTCTCCCGGGCCGCCGGCCTGTCCGGCGTCGACGGGACCGACGGAGCCGACGGAGTCGACCTGGCCGCCGTCGCCCAGCACTACCTGGCGGAGTACCGGAGCCGACCCGTCGTCGACTCGACCCTCTTCTCCGGCGTGCAGGACGCCCTCGCGGCGCTGCACGCGGCCGACGTCCCCATGGCCGTGTGCACCAACAAGCCCGAGGCCATCGCGCGCCAGGTGCTCGACGGCCTGTCGGTCGCGCAGCACTTCCCCGTCGTCGTCGGCGGCGACCGCATCGAGCGCAGCAAGCCGTACGCGGACCACCTCTGGCTCGCCCTGTCCGAGCTCGGGGCCGACCCGACGACGTCGGTCCTCGTCGGCGACTCCCCCGTCGACGAGCAGTGCGCGCGGGCCGCCGACGTCGCCTTCCTCGCCGTGCCCTGGGCACCGCCCACCGTGGTCGGGCAGCGCCTGGCCTCCTTCGAGGCCCTCCCCGACCTCGTCCTCGTTGACACCGTCCACCCAAGGAGCCGTGCATGA
- the rpiA gene encoding ribose 5-phosphate isomerase A: MTATTPIATSSDQDRAKLAAGRFAADRYCFDGARLGLGSGTTSHYFVRALAEKVRDGLQVVGVPTSNGTRDLALSLGITLVDLDDIDQLDVCIDGPDEIDPDGSMIKGGGACLLWEKLVARTSARMVVVADHTKAVAGLGAFPLPVEIVQFSWGTTTKAVRALLVEHGYPADLRIVRRERDGSPVVTDNGNFIIDVQLDEARDAAALTVELNQIPGVVENGFFVGIADEVVFGWPDGSAGAFDFPLTLPLTQPAR, translated from the coding sequence ATGACCGCCACCACGCCCATCGCCACGAGCAGCGACCAGGACCGCGCCAAGCTCGCCGCCGGCCGCTTCGCGGCCGACAGGTACTGCTTCGACGGGGCACGCCTCGGCCTCGGCTCGGGCACGACGTCGCACTACTTCGTCCGCGCGCTCGCCGAGAAGGTCCGCGACGGCCTGCAGGTCGTCGGCGTGCCGACGTCCAACGGCACCCGCGACCTGGCCCTCTCGCTCGGCATCACGCTGGTCGACCTCGACGACATCGACCAGCTCGACGTCTGCATCGACGGGCCCGACGAGATCGACCCGGACGGCTCGATGATCAAGGGCGGCGGTGCCTGCCTGCTGTGGGAGAAGCTCGTCGCCCGCACCAGCGCCCGCATGGTCGTCGTCGCCGACCACACCAAGGCCGTCGCCGGTCTCGGGGCCTTCCCGCTGCCGGTGGAGATCGTCCAGTTCTCCTGGGGCACCACGACCAAGGCCGTCCGCGCCCTGCTCGTCGAGCACGGCTACCCCGCCGACCTGCGGATCGTCCGCCGCGAGCGCGACGGGTCCCCGGTCGTCACGGACAACGGCAACTTCATCATCGACGTCCAGCTCGACGAGGCCCGCGACGCCGCCGCGCTGACCGTCGAGCTCAACCAGATCCCCGGCGTCGTCGAGAACGGCTTCTTCGTCGGCATCGCCGACGAGGTCGTCTTCGGCTGGCCGGACGGCTCCGCGGGCGCCTTCGACTTCCCGCTGACGCTGCCGCTCACCCAGCCCGCCCGCTGA
- a CDS encoding class II fructose-bisphosphate aldolase, whose amino-acid sequence MTFVPLNAVLADALAGGYGVPAFNIVNDVSTEAVLEAAAEERSPVILQTSVKTVRMYGRKKLYTILAGLAEDAAVPVVLHLDHCPSREVISDCLRGGWTSVLFDAHELEVAENLRQTVEVVAEAHAVGASVEGEIEGIQGVEDGIGSDDASAQQTIEVSVDFIQRTGVDCFAPAIGNAHGQYKAAPVLDHQRVSDLLAATGVPMALHGGTGLSAEQFQDLVKRGCAKVNISTALKEVYMRSSLESLKRSEEKGSWDPPTLFRDQKEAVTAMAREHMRTFGSSGQVR is encoded by the coding sequence GTGACCTTCGTCCCGCTCAACGCCGTGCTCGCCGACGCCCTCGCCGGCGGCTACGGCGTCCCCGCCTTCAACATCGTCAACGACGTCAGCACCGAGGCGGTGCTGGAGGCGGCCGCCGAGGAGCGCTCGCCGGTGATCCTGCAGACGTCGGTCAAGACCGTGCGCATGTACGGGCGCAAGAAGCTCTACACGATCCTCGCCGGGCTGGCCGAGGACGCGGCCGTGCCGGTCGTGCTGCACCTCGACCACTGCCCTTCCCGGGAGGTGATCAGCGACTGCCTGCGCGGTGGCTGGACCTCGGTCCTGTTCGACGCCCACGAGCTCGAGGTGGCCGAGAACCTGCGCCAGACCGTCGAGGTCGTCGCCGAGGCCCACGCGGTCGGCGCCAGCGTCGAGGGCGAGATCGAGGGCATCCAGGGCGTCGAGGACGGCATCGGCTCCGACGACGCCTCCGCGCAGCAGACGATCGAGGTCTCGGTCGACTTCATCCAGCGCACCGGCGTCGACTGCTTCGCCCCGGCGATCGGCAACGCCCACGGTCAGTACAAGGCCGCCCCGGTCCTCGACCACCAGCGCGTCTCCGACCTGCTCGCCGCGACCGGCGTGCCCATGGCCCTGCACGGCGGCACCGGGCTCTCGGCCGAGCAGTTCCAGGACCTCGTCAAGCGCGGCTGCGCCAAGGTCAACATCTCCACCGCGCTCAAGGAGGTCTACATGCGCTCGAGCCTGGAGTCGCTGAAGCGCTCCGAGGAGAAGGGCTCGTGGGACCCGCCCACGCTGTTCCGCGACCAGAAGGAGGCCGTGACGGCGATGGCCCGCGAGCACATGCGCACCTTCGGCAGCTCGGGCCAGGTCCGATGA
- a CDS encoding HAD-IA family hydrolase, whose translation MSALVFDCDGVLADTERYGHLPAFNLTFEHFDLPVRWDVEEYARRLRIGGGKERMASLFADPGFSEAAHVPDDEDARRALLAEWHRYKSAAFRDLVQSGQLPARPGISRLIPEALAAGWTVAVASTSAEASVRAVLEHAVGTEVAAGVPVFAGDVVLAKKPDPAIYDLAVRELGLDRDDTLVVEDSRNGLLAATGAGLPCLVTVNGYTREEDFGEAVLVVSELGDPDRGPVEVLANRGPATPGAYLTLDDLSACLGTRTGATR comes from the coding sequence ATGAGCGCCCTGGTCTTCGACTGCGACGGCGTCCTCGCCGACACCGAGCGCTACGGCCACCTGCCGGCCTTCAACCTCACCTTCGAGCACTTCGACCTGCCCGTGCGCTGGGACGTCGAGGAGTACGCCCGGCGGCTGAGGATCGGCGGCGGCAAGGAGCGGATGGCGAGCCTCTTCGCCGACCCCGGCTTCTCCGAGGCGGCGCACGTCCCGGACGACGAGGACGCCCGGCGCGCGCTGCTGGCGGAGTGGCACCGCTACAAGTCGGCCGCCTTCCGCGACCTCGTGCAGAGCGGGCAGCTGCCCGCTCGGCCCGGCATCAGCCGGCTGATCCCGGAGGCGCTGGCCGCGGGCTGGACGGTGGCCGTCGCGTCCACCTCGGCCGAGGCGTCCGTCCGCGCCGTGCTCGAGCACGCGGTCGGGACCGAGGTCGCCGCCGGCGTGCCGGTCTTCGCCGGCGACGTCGTGCTGGCCAAGAAGCCCGACCCGGCGATCTACGACCTGGCCGTGCGCGAGCTCGGGCTCGACCGCGACGACACCCTCGTCGTCGAGGACTCGCGCAACGGACTGCTCGCGGCCACCGGCGCCGGGCTCCCCTGCCTGGTGACGGTCAACGGCTACACCCGCGAGGAGGACTTCGGCGAGGCCGTCCTCGTCGTGTCCGAGCTGGGCGACCCCGACCGCGGTCCGGTCGAGGTCCTGGCCAACCGCGGCCCGGCGACGCCCGGGGCCTACCTGACCCTCGACGACCTCTCGGCGTGCCTGGGCACCCGGACCGGAGCGACCCGATGA
- a CDS encoding dihydrodipicolinate synthase family protein, whose translation MNPLLTGVIVPATTPFDDAEDLRLDWLEHNLRRWSTTAVRGVMVLGTNGEFRSVDDDEARAVVATAAAHRGDKTLIVGAGRESTRLTVRFIESIAEHADAIDYVSVLPPHYFKGAMTPEALRQHYVAVADASPVPVLLYVAPSYANGVLIPPAVVASLADHPNIAGIKDTSNDQITAYLLAAGGRDDFSVLAGTMNTIMTGLLFGSPGGVVSAANFFPDECAEVVRLASDGKQAESLAAYADLQRLIKVTGGRRGVASLKGTMNLLGYRAGVPRGPVRALDADETAAVREALEAHGKVVDEGGTR comes from the coding sequence ATGAACCCTCTGCTGACCGGCGTCATCGTCCCGGCCACGACCCCGTTCGACGACGCCGAGGACCTGCGCCTCGACTGGCTCGAGCACAACCTGCGCCGCTGGAGCACCACCGCCGTGCGCGGCGTGATGGTCCTCGGCACCAACGGCGAGTTCCGCTCGGTCGACGACGACGAGGCCCGCGCCGTGGTGGCTACCGCCGCCGCGCACCGCGGCGACAAGACCCTGATCGTCGGGGCCGGGCGCGAGTCGACGCGGCTCACCGTGCGGTTCATCGAGAGCATCGCCGAGCACGCCGACGCGATCGACTACGTCTCCGTGCTGCCCCCGCACTACTTCAAGGGCGCCATGACCCCCGAGGCGCTGCGGCAGCACTACGTCGCCGTGGCCGACGCCAGCCCGGTCCCCGTGCTGCTCTACGTCGCGCCGAGCTACGCCAACGGCGTGCTCATCCCGCCCGCGGTGGTCGCCTCCCTGGCCGACCACCCGAACATCGCCGGGATCAAGGACACCTCGAACGACCAGATCACCGCCTACCTGCTGGCCGCGGGCGGGCGCGACGACTTCTCGGTGCTGGCCGGGACGATGAACACGATCATGACCGGGCTGCTCTTCGGCTCCCCCGGCGGCGTGGTCTCCGCGGCGAACTTCTTCCCCGACGAGTGCGCGGAGGTCGTGCGCCTGGCGTCCGACGGCAAGCAGGCCGAGTCGCTCGCCGCGTACGCCGACCTGCAGCGCCTGATCAAGGTCACGGGCGGGCGGCGCGGGGTGGCGAGCCTGAAGGGCACCATGAACCTGCTCGGCTACCGCGCGGGCGTCCCGCGCGGGCCGGTGCGGGCCCTGGACGCCGACGAGACCGCCGCCGTGCGCGAGGCGCTCGAGGCCCACGGCAAGGTCGTCGACGAGGGAGGGACGCGCTAG
- a CDS encoding FGGY-family carbohydrate kinase: protein MHALSIDFGTSSVKVAVVQAADDGGLQIVETATAPYPNILLPGEKNEIDPDELWAGCYAACQQLDPALRERVEVLCYDTFSPSPVFVRRDGTLSYPNIVTHLDRRSRAQSAYIDAVVGNERFLEIAGILPFAGGAGAMTFIWFAQNAPEVLDDAHRIGHLPTYVHHRLTGEWATDLVNASMTGLYETTTQGTWSEELLTAFGIDRGLLCDIVDPGTSLGTLRPEEAERLGLRAGIPVAVGTNDMAAAQCGAGNVEAGRVMNTAGSSDMVSVLTDRPVTSHGYYLRNAALPGLWQIYATTAGGFALEWFWAQLCQDMTRTEFYEQFVGRALEAWPTDGEVTFAPYLTGDRQSLEKRTGSWDGLTLATTREEMLAAVLKSMNRVLAATLRQAAEVVELDPVVKLTGGMSDATYVALKQREMPGFEFEGVDNCPILGNVWLARRGLGLV, encoded by the coding sequence GTGCACGCCTTGTCCATCGACTTCGGCACGTCGTCGGTCAAGGTCGCCGTCGTCCAGGCGGCGGACGACGGCGGCCTGCAGATCGTGGAGACGGCGACCGCGCCGTACCCGAACATCCTGCTGCCCGGGGAGAAGAACGAGATCGACCCCGACGAGCTGTGGGCCGGCTGCTACGCGGCCTGCCAGCAGCTCGACCCGGCGCTGCGGGAGCGGGTCGAGGTGCTCTGCTACGACACCTTCTCCCCGTCGCCGGTCTTCGTGCGCCGCGACGGGACGCTCTCCTACCCGAACATCGTCACGCACCTCGACCGCCGCAGCCGGGCGCAGAGCGCGTACATCGACGCGGTGGTCGGCAACGAGCGCTTCCTCGAGATCGCGGGCATCCTGCCCTTCGCCGGCGGCGCCGGGGCGATGACCTTCATCTGGTTCGCGCAGAACGCGCCGGAGGTCCTCGACGACGCCCACCGGATCGGGCACCTGCCGACCTACGTCCACCACCGCCTGACCGGCGAGTGGGCGACCGACCTCGTCAACGCCTCGATGACCGGCCTGTACGAGACCACGACGCAGGGCACCTGGTCCGAGGAGCTGCTCACCGCTTTCGGCATCGACCGCGGGCTGCTGTGCGACATCGTCGACCCGGGCACGTCGCTCGGCACGCTCCGCCCCGAGGAGGCCGAGCGGCTGGGCCTGCGCGCGGGCATCCCGGTCGCCGTCGGCACGAACGACATGGCCGCGGCCCAGTGCGGCGCGGGCAACGTCGAGGCGGGCCGGGTGATGAACACGGCCGGCTCGAGCGACATGGTCAGCGTCCTCACCGACCGCCCGGTCACCAGCCACGGCTACTACCTGCGCAACGCCGCCCTGCCGGGTCTCTGGCAGATCTACGCGACGACGGCCGGCGGCTTCGCCCTGGAGTGGTTCTGGGCGCAGCTCTGCCAGGACATGACGCGCACGGAGTTCTACGAGCAGTTCGTGGGGCGGGCGCTGGAGGCCTGGCCGACCGACGGCGAGGTCACGTTCGCGCCCTACCTGACCGGCGACCGGCAGTCGCTGGAGAAGCGCACGGGCAGCTGGGACGGGCTCACCCTGGCCACCACCCGCGAGGAGATGCTCGCGGCGGTGCTCAAGAGCATGAACCGGGTGCTCGCCGCGACGCTGCGCCAGGCGGCGGAGGTGGTCGAGCTCGACCCGGTCGTCAAGCTGACGGGTGGGATGTCGGACGCCACGTACGTCGCGCTCAAGCAGCGCGAGATGCCGGGCTTCGAGTTCGAGGGCGTCGACAACTGCCCGATCCTGGGCAACGTCTGGCTCGCGCGCCGGGGCCTCGGGCTCGTCTGA
- a CDS encoding CsbD family protein, with product MSIGDKAKDAVQKAAGKAEEAVGKKTDDAELTAQGHKDQAMGEARMETEKAKDAVQD from the coding sequence ATGTCGATCGGAGACAAGGCGAAGGACGCCGTCCAGAAGGCGGCCGGCAAGGCCGAGGAGGCCGTCGGCAAGAAGACCGACGACGCCGAGCTCACCGCGCAGGGTCACAAGGACCAGGCCATGGGCGAGGCTCGCATGGAGACCGAGAAGGCCAAGGACGCCGTCCAGGACTGA
- a CDS encoding SDR family oxidoreductase — MQSLQGRHVLVTGANGGLGEQFVAQGLERGAAKVYAAARSTRDWHDQRVVPLDLDLTDPEAPARAVAAAPDVDVLINNAGIAPAGDLITGPEEELRRVFETNFFGTLRLSNAFAPVLARNGGGTLLNILSAAAWVSMPTGYAASKAAMWSATNALRLALQGQGTQVVGLLVGMIDTPMTTRWDVPKVSAASVVAQAYDAVGDGSLEVLADETTRDLKARLNTPGEELYPWLGEQIAGLAAAAG; from the coding sequence ATGCAGTCACTTCAGGGCCGGCACGTCCTGGTCACCGGGGCCAACGGCGGGCTCGGCGAGCAGTTCGTCGCGCAGGGCCTCGAGCGGGGCGCGGCCAAGGTCTACGCCGCCGCGCGCTCGACGCGGGACTGGCACGACCAGCGCGTCGTCCCGCTCGACCTCGACCTGACCGACCCCGAGGCGCCGGCCCGCGCGGTCGCCGCGGCGCCGGACGTCGACGTGCTGATCAACAACGCCGGGATCGCGCCGGCAGGTGACCTGATCACCGGGCCGGAGGAGGAGCTGCGCCGGGTCTTCGAGACGAACTTCTTCGGCACGCTGCGGCTCAGCAACGCGTTCGCGCCGGTGCTGGCGCGCAACGGCGGCGGCACCCTGCTGAACATCCTGTCGGCGGCCGCCTGGGTGAGCATGCCCACCGGCTACGCGGCGTCGAAGGCGGCGATGTGGTCGGCGACCAACGCGCTCCGCCTCGCGCTGCAGGGCCAGGGCACGCAGGTCGTCGGGCTCCTGGTGGGCATGATCGACACGCCGATGACCACGCGCTGGGACGTGCCCAAGGTGAGCGCGGCGAGCGTCGTGGCGCAGGCGTACGACGCGGTCGGTGACGGTTCGCTGGAGGTGCTGGCCGACGAGACCACCCGCGACCTCAAGGCCCGGCTCAACACCCCGGGCGAGGAGCTCTACCCCTGGCTGGGTGAGCAGATCGCGGGGCTGGCGGCCGCGGCCGGTTGA